From Gimesia panareensis, the proteins below share one genomic window:
- the rpoC gene encoding DNA-directed RNA polymerase subunit beta', whose translation MSVAQTAYERINDYGSVKIGLASPHDIRSWSFGEVKKPETINYRTYRPERDGLFCERIFGPEKDWECACGKYRGMKYKGMICDRCGVKVTHSRVRRKRMGHIELAAPIVHIWFFKSMPSRLGALLNMKTTALEKVIYFQDYVVTDPGDTPLEMCQTMTEEEARQNQAKYGPGSFEIEMGAEAIKKLLMSLNLVELSEQLRKDLFETNSQQKRKDFIKRLKIVESLRDSDNRPEWMVLEVIPVIPPDLRPLVLLDSGNFATSDLNDLYRRIINRNNRLKKLVDLNAPEVIVRNEKRMLQQSVDALFDNNRCKRPVLGSSNRPLKSLTDMIKGKQGRFRENLLGKRVDYSARSVIVVGPELKLHQCGLPKKIALELFQPFIIRRLKDSGHADTIKSAKRMLERKDEDVWDILDEVIQNHPVLLNRAPTLHRMGIQAFEPILVEGNAIRVHPLVCGGFNADFDGDQMAVHLPLSIEAQVEATTLMLSTNNIFSPSDGAPIIRPSQDIVMGCYYLTLKKAERVGEGMVFSNVNEVHAAFQQKKVDRHAIIKVRMPSDKRIKGEGSDDFKMGGLIETTTGRVIFNDILPKKMAYYNLTMKGRDLSAVISDCYLELGRRETINLLDKMKETGFRESTLSGLSFATSDLKTAPNKGKVIADSEKTVLQKNKLYDRGLITSEERYNQVLDTWTHAREQITESMMHELENDYREDGKYVNPIYLMSNSGARGGIEQMRQLGGMRGLMAKPSGEIIETPIKANFREGLTVLEYFSSTHGARKGLADTALKTADSGYLTRKLADICQNVVVTEHDCGTTQGMTRGVVYRGEKVEMSLTDAIRGRVSRTNIVDPITDEVIVRENEMITVDIARRIESMGLEKIQVRSPMTCESSLGICRLCYGMDLSTGSLVEEGLAVGIIAAQSVGEPGTQLTMRTFHIGGTASREVEESEIRTRRAGKVTFARIRTVVNNEGMSVVLTRNGEVVVNDPKGRELERYTIPNGATLRVAEGDEVAEGQVICQWDPHSISILAEVGGRVRFEECVEGKTIRTDKDASGYVRRSIIEHKGELHPQIIIEDGTGKILDFYYLPEKASIEVEEGQQITAGTVVAKNPRESSGTQDITGGLPRVTELFEARRPKDPSVLAEIDGEVEFVPEKKRGKRIVIVRGEDGTEVEHVIPHGKHLLVHAGDLVKAGDALVRGPLVPHDILRVSGTEAVQQYLLHEIQNVYRAQRVTIDDKHLEIIISRMLSKVLVEDVGDTNLLPGIVLDKLTFQKINEETSACVKVVDSGDTDFQPGDLVPLATIEEVNAQVELAGQGPASFAKPRPASASSQLLGITKASVQSESFISAASFQETTKVLTEAALAGRVDYLVGLKENVILGHLVPAGTGFYQHQTAEVRIRPEALEELKAEKERILAARMSLLNEVQPDKPVPLGGGQDADEYGQGGADSSLDSTPPSPSPNPYDE comes from the coding sequence GTGAGTGTTGCACAGACAGCTTACGAGCGAATTAACGATTATGGTTCCGTGAAAATCGGATTGGCCAGTCCACACGACATTCGAAGTTGGTCCTTCGGGGAAGTCAAGAAGCCAGAAACGATTAACTACCGGACCTACCGTCCCGAGCGGGATGGTCTGTTCTGCGAGCGGATCTTCGGGCCTGAAAAAGACTGGGAATGTGCCTGCGGTAAATACCGGGGGATGAAGTACAAGGGCATGATCTGCGATCGCTGTGGCGTGAAAGTGACTCACAGCCGCGTGCGAAGAAAGCGTATGGGACACATTGAGCTGGCTGCACCGATCGTGCATATCTGGTTCTTCAAATCCATGCCCAGCCGCCTGGGTGCCCTGCTGAACATGAAGACCACTGCCCTGGAAAAAGTGATTTACTTCCAGGACTACGTGGTCACCGATCCCGGCGATACCCCGCTGGAAATGTGCCAGACGATGACCGAAGAGGAAGCCCGTCAGAATCAGGCCAAGTACGGTCCCGGTTCCTTCGAGATCGAAATGGGTGCCGAAGCGATCAAGAAGCTGCTGATGAGCCTGAACCTGGTTGAGCTTTCCGAGCAGCTCCGCAAGGACCTGTTCGAAACCAATAGTCAGCAGAAACGCAAGGATTTCATCAAGCGGTTGAAGATTGTGGAGTCGCTGCGGGACAGTGATAACCGTCCGGAATGGATGGTGCTGGAAGTGATCCCTGTAATTCCTCCGGACCTGCGTCCGCTGGTGCTGCTGGATTCCGGCAACTTTGCTACCAGTGACCTGAACGACCTGTATCGCCGGATTATCAACCGGAACAACCGATTGAAGAAGCTGGTCGATCTAAACGCACCAGAAGTGATCGTGCGCAACGAAAAGCGTATGCTGCAGCAGTCTGTCGACGCCCTGTTTGACAACAACCGCTGCAAGCGTCCCGTGCTGGGGTCCTCGAATCGTCCGCTCAAATCTTTGACTGACATGATCAAAGGAAAGCAGGGGCGTTTCCGTGAAAACCTGCTCGGTAAACGTGTTGACTATTCTGCCCGTAGTGTGATCGTGGTGGGACCGGAACTGAAACTGCATCAGTGCGGTCTGCCCAAGAAGATCGCTCTGGAGCTGTTCCAGCCGTTTATTATCCGTCGTCTGAAAGACAGCGGGCACGCCGATACGATCAAGTCGGCCAAGCGGATGCTGGAGCGTAAAGATGAGGACGTGTGGGACATCCTGGATGAAGTGATTCAGAACCACCCGGTCCTGTTGAACCGGGCACCGACACTGCACCGCATGGGGATTCAGGCGTTTGAGCCGATCCTGGTGGAAGGAAACGCGATCCGCGTCCATCCGCTGGTGTGTGGTGGGTTCAATGCTGACTTCGACGGCGACCAGATGGCGGTTCACCTGCCTCTATCCATCGAAGCCCAGGTGGAAGCCACAACCCTGATGCTCTCGACCAACAATATCTTCAGTCCTTCAGACGGGGCACCGATCATTCGTCCTTCACAGGATATCGTGATGGGTTGTTACTACCTAACGCTCAAGAAGGCGGAGCGGGTGGGCGAAGGCATGGTCTTCTCCAATGTGAATGAGGTGCACGCTGCGTTCCAGCAGAAGAAAGTGGATCGCCATGCGATTATCAAGGTCCGCATGCCTTCCGATAAACGGATCAAAGGCGAAGGGTCTGATGACTTCAAGATGGGTGGTCTGATCGAAACGACCACGGGCCGCGTGATCTTCAACGACATTCTGCCCAAGAAGATGGCCTACTACAACCTGACCATGAAAGGGCGTGACCTGTCGGCCGTGATTTCCGACTGTTACCTGGAGCTGGGACGTCGGGAAACGATCAACCTGCTCGACAAGATGAAAGAAACCGGTTTCCGGGAATCAACGCTCAGTGGTCTGTCATTCGCGACCAGCGACCTGAAAACCGCCCCGAACAAAGGGAAGGTGATCGCTGATTCGGAAAAGACCGTTCTGCAGAAAAACAAGTTGTACGATCGTGGTCTGATTACCTCCGAAGAGCGTTATAACCAGGTGCTCGATACCTGGACCCACGCTCGTGAGCAGATTACCGAATCGATGATGCACGAACTGGAAAACGATTATCGTGAAGACGGGAAGTATGTGAACCCGATTTACCTGATGTCGAATTCCGGTGCTCGTGGTGGTATCGAACAGATGCGCCAGCTCGGTGGTATGCGTGGTCTGATGGCCAAACCAAGTGGTGAAATCATCGAGACGCCGATCAAGGCGAATTTCCGTGAAGGTCTGACCGTACTGGAGTACTTCAGTTCGACTCACGGTGCTCGTAAAGGTCTGGCGGATACCGCTCTGAAAACAGCGGACTCCGGTTACCTGACCCGTAAACTGGCAGATATCTGTCAGAACGTGGTGGTGACCGAACATGACTGTGGTACGACCCAGGGCATGACCCGTGGTGTGGTTTATCGTGGTGAGAAGGTGGAAATGAGTCTGACCGACGCGATCCGTGGTCGCGTGAGCCGGACCAACATCGTGGACCCGATCACCGACGAAGTCATTGTCCGTGAAAATGAAATGATTACCGTGGATATCGCCCGGCGGATTGAAAGCATGGGTCTGGAAAAGATCCAGGTGCGCAGCCCGATGACCTGCGAATCCTCACTGGGGATCTGTCGTCTGTGTTACGGGATGGACCTCTCTACCGGTTCGCTGGTCGAAGAAGGTCTGGCGGTGGGTATCATCGCTGCCCAGAGTGTGGGTGAGCCCGGTACTCAGCTGACGATGCGTACCTTCCACATTGGTGGTACTGCTTCCCGTGAAGTGGAAGAGAGTGAAATCCGCACCCGTCGTGCCGGTAAAGTGACCTTTGCCCGCATCCGGACCGTGGTCAACAACGAAGGCATGAGCGTCGTGCTGACCCGAAACGGTGAAGTGGTGGTCAACGATCCCAAGGGACGTGAGCTGGAACGCTACACGATTCCCAACGGTGCAACCCTGCGGGTTGCTGAAGGGGATGAAGTCGCTGAAGGCCAGGTCATCTGTCAGTGGGACCCCCACTCGATTTCCATCCTGGCCGAAGTTGGTGGTCGCGTCCGCTTCGAAGAGTGTGTGGAAGGCAAAACGATCCGCACCGACAAGGATGCCAGTGGTTACGTTCGCCGTTCGATTATCGAGCACAAAGGGGAACTGCATCCGCAGATTATTATCGAAGACGGTACGGGCAAGATTCTGGACTTCTACTACCTGCCTGAAAAGGCGAGTATCGAAGTGGAAGAAGGCCAGCAGATTACCGCAGGTACGGTCGTCGCGAAGAACCCCCGTGAGTCTTCCGGTACGCAGGACATCACCGGTGGTCTGCCGCGTGTGACCGAGCTGTTTGAAGCCCGTCGTCCGAAAGATCCTTCGGTGCTGGCGGAAATCGATGGTGAAGTCGAGTTCGTACCTGAGAAGAAACGTGGTAAGCGAATCGTGATTGTGCGCGGGGAAGACGGCACCGAAGTCGAGCATGTTATTCCTCACGGTAAGCACCTGCTGGTACACGCGGGTGACCTCGTGAAAGCGGGTGACGCACTGGTGCGTGGTCCGCTGGTGCCGCACGACATTCTCCGCGTCAGTGGTACCGAAGCCGTGCAGCAGTACCTGCTGCATGAAATTCAAAACGTGTATCGTGCACAGCGTGTGACGATTGACGATAAGCATCTGGAAATTATTATTTCCCGGATGTTGAGCAAGGTGCTGGTGGAAGATGTGGGTGATACCAATCTGCTGCCGGGCATCGTACTGGATAAGCTGACCTTCCAGAAGATCAACGAAGAGACCAGTGCCTGTGTGAAGGTCGTCGATTCCGGCGACACAGACTTCCAGCCAGGCGACCTGGTACCTCTGGCGACGATCGAAGAAGTGAATGCCCAGGTGGAACTGGCCGGTCAGGGACCTGCCAGCTTTGCGAAACCGCGGCCGGCTTCGGCCAGTTCGCAGCTGCTGGGGATTACCAAGGCTTCGGTTCAGAGTGAGAGCTTCATCTCGGCAGCCAGCTTCCAGGAAACCACCAAGGTATTGACCGAAGCGGCTCTGGCCGGTCGGGTCGACTACCTGGTCGGTCTGAAGGAAAATGTGATTCTCGGTCACCTGGTTCCCGCGGGGACCGGGTTCTATCAGCACCAGACTGCCGAAGTTCGGATTCGTCCCGAGGCACTGGAAGAGCTGAAAGCTGAGAAGGAACGGATTCTGGCAGCTCGCATGAGTCTGCTGAATGAGGTCCAGCCTGATAAGCCGGTTCCTCTGGGAGGGGGGCAGGATGCAGATGAGTATGGGCAGGGGGGAGCAGATTCTTCCCTGGACAGCACTCCGCCAAGCCCCAGCCCGAATCCCTACGATGAGTAA
- the rpsG gene encoding 30S ribosomal protein S7 has protein sequence MGKKFTASATQLKPDPRFNSLLASKFVNCLMHDGKKSIAQNVFYAALDRIKERVPDAEPIEVFTQAVENVKPSVEVRSKRVGGATYQVPTPVNPKRQQTLAIRWILAAIRGKKGRPMEVRLADEILSAHKKEGTAITTRENIHRMAEANKAFAHFAFSR, from the coding sequence ATGGGCAAGAAGTTTACAGCCAGTGCGACTCAGCTGAAGCCAGATCCGCGGTTTAATTCGCTGCTGGCCTCCAAGTTTGTTAACTGTCTGATGCATGATGGCAAAAAGAGCATTGCTCAAAACGTATTTTACGCAGCTCTGGACCGCATTAAAGAGCGGGTTCCCGATGCTGAGCCGATCGAAGTTTTCACCCAGGCTGTCGAAAATGTGAAGCCCAGCGTGGAAGTCCGGTCGAAGCGTGTTGGTGGTGCAACCTACCAGGTACCGACTCCCGTCAATCCCAAGCGTCAGCAGACTCTGGCGATTCGCTGGATTCTGGCTGCGATTCGTGGCAAGAAGGGGCGTCCGATGGAAGTTCGTCTGGCTGACGAAATTCTGTCTGCACACAAAAAAGAAGGTACTGCCATCACTACTCGTGAGAATATTCATCGTATGGCTGAAGCGAACAAGGCATTTGCTCACTTCGCCTTCTCACGCTAA
- the rplD gene encoding 50S ribosomal protein L4, with the protein MISVAIQDKAGKEVGKYEFESTDLASGINRQLLHDVVVMYQANKRIGSSKTKSRGMVAGSTKKLYRQKGTGRARAGAIRTPVRRGGGHTFAKTPKDWSYRLPKKAIKLATRMAILSKFEDEQVTLLDELALEVPKTKEVAGVLKALGLTGTSCLLTVDGHDPVVWKSARNIAGVQISPASDLNAYDVLHQRQMVLTKSALDQLLGRNEG; encoded by the coding sequence ATGATTTCTGTAGCAATTCAAGATAAAGCTGGCAAAGAAGTGGGCAAGTACGAATTCGAGTCCACGGATCTGGCCAGTGGTATCAATCGCCAGTTGCTCCACGATGTGGTTGTGATGTACCAGGCGAACAAGCGGATCGGGTCTTCCAAGACTAAGAGCCGTGGTATGGTGGCTGGTAGCACCAAGAAGCTGTATCGCCAGAAAGGAACTGGTCGGGCACGGGCTGGTGCGATCCGGACTCCCGTTCGTCGCGGTGGTGGCCATACCTTTGCGAAGACTCCTAAAGACTGGAGCTATCGTCTCCCCAAAAAGGCGATCAAACTGGCTACGCGGATGGCGATTCTGAGTAAGTTCGAAGATGAGCAGGTGACATTGCTCGACGAGTTGGCTCTGGAAGTACCAAAAACAAAAGAAGTGGCCGGTGTGCTGAAAGCTTTGGGGCTGACAGGCACCAGCTGTCTGCTGACGGTTGATGGCCACGATCCTGTCGTGTGGAAGTCGGCCCGCAATATTGCCGGGGTGCAGATTTCTCCCGCCAGCGATCTGAATGCATACGATGTTCTGCACCAGCGGCAGATGGTGCTGACCAAGTCAGCCCTGGATCAGCTGCTCGGTCGGAATGAAGGTTAA
- the rplC gene encoding 50S ribosomal protein L3, with product MPVGLLGKKVGMTQVYDDGILVPVTVIQAGPCHVLQVRTLDTDGYEAVQVGFDDKPRRLSARSERGHVAALDSKRQKKRSEAGVAVAEKAGCEPKRFIKEFRVDGEDHGCEVGNELTVSLFNEVSHIDVIGTSKGRGFAGVMKRHNFSGQRASHGVKRVHRHGGSIGMSADPSRVLKGTRMGGRYGGKQITVRHLKVVRVDEENGLLLVRGAVPGPNGGDLVIRHTNKY from the coding sequence ATGCCTGTCGGTCTACTGGGTAAAAAGGTCGGAATGACGCAAGTTTATGATGATGGGATTCTGGTTCCTGTCACTGTGATTCAGGCTGGTCCTTGCCATGTTCTGCAAGTGCGTACGTTGGACACCGATGGGTACGAGGCGGTTCAGGTTGGCTTTGATGATAAGCCCCGCCGGTTGTCTGCCCGCAGCGAACGTGGTCATGTGGCTGCACTGGACAGTAAGCGTCAGAAGAAACGTTCTGAGGCTGGTGTCGCTGTGGCTGAAAAGGCCGGCTGTGAGCCCAAGCGATTTATTAAAGAATTTCGCGTTGATGGTGAAGATCATGGCTGCGAAGTGGGCAATGAACTGACCGTTTCGCTGTTCAATGAAGTCTCTCATATCGATGTGATCGGCACGAGCAAGGGTCGTGGTTTTGCCGGGGTTATGAAGCGGCATAATTTCTCGGGGCAGCGAGCTTCTCATGGTGTGAAGCGGGTCCATCGTCATGGTGGTTCAATCGGCATGAGTGCCGATCCTTCACGCGTGTTGAAGGGGACCCGGATGGGTGGTCGCTATGGTGGCAAGCAGATTACTGTCAGACATTTGAAGGTTGTCCGCGTTGATGAAGAGAATGGCCTGCTCCTGGTGCGTGGGGCTGTGCCGGGTCCTAACGGCGGCGATCTCGTCATTCGTCATACTAACAAATATTAA
- the fusA gene encoding elongation factor G translates to MSTSIDQIRNIGIIAHIDAGKTTTTERILYYAKFLHRPGGVDEGTTATDFDEEEAKRGITIYSAAITCKWKGHTVNIIDTPGHVDFTAEVERSLRVLDGAVVVFSAMEGVEAQSETVWRQADKYNVPRICFINKMDRIGASFKRTFDEIKRRLRANPVALQIPIGEGTTSTGDSFTGVIDLIRMEALYYDQESMGDKFEVQEIPEAYLEQAQEWRSRLLESVAELDEEVLEQYYETEDIAEDVILRLLREATLKGDLQPTFCGSSLNYIGVQPVLDGVTHFLPSPLDRPPVEGINPQPKKRGGEAGEHETRGPSVEDPMCGLVFKIQADKHGDLCFMRVYSGQLKSGSRLLNPRTGKKELVSQLWRVQAGAREKVETDSIDAGDIIGVIGPKEAVTGDTLCDIRHPILLESISFPETVISMAVEPESSADRKKLEETLQKLSRQDPTFKAVANEETGQTIVSGMGELHLEVLRNRMQKEFNLSVRVHKPRVSYRETVSAAVEKAVEFNRPSANGNMYFKVKLRLEPFKGDQPISIVSNLKPGELDPEMEKELMETLRLGVDGGGQVGFPLMNVQFVVLDAQAREGETNDVAVEAATSEALHGCIMDAKIQLLEPIMKMEVVTPDEFRGNIQADLSSRNANVLNSEWRGDLCVMEVEAPLSQLFGYSTQIRSLSQGRASFSMEPLKYAAAPPSVLKEMIG, encoded by the coding sequence ATGTCGACTTCAATAGATCAGATCAGAAACATTGGGATCATCGCGCACATCGACGCCGGTAAGACGACGACCACCGAGCGGATTTTGTATTATGCAAAATTTCTGCACAGGCCCGGTGGTGTGGATGAAGGTACGACTGCAACCGACTTCGATGAAGAGGAGGCAAAGCGGGGGATTACGATTTACTCTGCGGCGATTACCTGCAAGTGGAAGGGGCATACGGTCAATATCATCGACACTCCGGGGCACGTCGACTTTACGGCTGAGGTGGAGCGGAGCCTGCGCGTGCTGGATGGTGCCGTCGTGGTTTTCAGTGCGATGGAAGGGGTCGAAGCGCAAAGCGAAACCGTCTGGCGGCAGGCGGATAAGTATAATGTGCCCCGGATCTGTTTTATCAACAAGATGGACCGCATCGGCGCCAGTTTTAAGCGGACGTTTGATGAAATCAAGCGGCGTTTGCGGGCCAATCCCGTGGCGCTGCAGATTCCCATTGGTGAGGGAACCACTTCGACGGGCGATTCGTTTACCGGGGTGATTGACCTGATCCGGATGGAGGCCCTGTATTACGATCAGGAGTCGATGGGCGATAAATTCGAGGTACAGGAAATTCCGGAGGCCTATCTGGAGCAGGCGCAGGAATGGCGGAGCAGGCTGCTGGAGTCAGTCGCGGAACTGGATGAAGAGGTCCTGGAGCAGTATTACGAAACGGAAGATATTGCCGAAGATGTGATTTTGCGACTACTGCGGGAGGCGACACTCAAGGGGGATCTGCAGCCGACGTTTTGTGGTTCTTCGCTGAATTATATCGGGGTGCAGCCGGTGCTGGATGGAGTAACTCATTTCCTGCCCAGCCCCCTGGACCGTCCGCCGGTCGAAGGGATTAATCCTCAGCCCAAAAAGCGGGGAGGTGAAGCGGGAGAGCATGAAACGCGCGGTCCGAGTGTCGAAGATCCAATGTGTGGCCTGGTTTTCAAGATTCAGGCGGACAAACATGGCGATCTGTGTTTTATGCGTGTTTATTCCGGGCAGCTGAAAAGCGGTAGTCGCCTGTTGAATCCACGAACCGGGAAGAAAGAGCTCGTCAGTCAATTGTGGCGTGTGCAGGCGGGGGCCCGGGAAAAAGTGGAGACCGACAGTATTGATGCCGGCGATATCATCGGCGTCATTGGGCCAAAGGAAGCGGTGACCGGGGATACGCTGTGCGATATCCGCCATCCGATTCTGCTGGAGAGTATTTCGTTCCCGGAGACTGTGATTTCCATGGCGGTCGAGCCGGAGTCGAGTGCCGACCGGAAGAAGCTGGAGGAGACATTGCAGAAGCTGTCGCGCCAGGATCCGACATTCAAGGCGGTAGCCAATGAAGAGACAGGGCAGACCATCGTTTCCGGGATGGGCGAATTGCACCTCGAAGTGTTGCGGAACCGGATGCAGAAGGAATTCAACCTGAGCGTGCGGGTGCATAAGCCGCGGGTGAGTTATCGCGAAACAGTCTCCGCTGCCGTGGAGAAGGCAGTGGAGTTCAATCGTCCTTCCGCAAACGGCAACATGTATTTCAAAGTCAAGCTGCGGCTGGAGCCGTTCAAGGGGGATCAGCCCATTTCAATTGTCAGTAATTTGAAGCCGGGTGAGCTGGATCCTGAGATGGAAAAAGAACTGATGGAGACGCTGCGGTTAGGCGTGGATGGGGGTGGCCAGGTTGGTTTCCCGCTGATGAATGTGCAGTTTGTCGTGCTGGATGCGCAGGCCCGGGAAGGGGAGACAAATGATGTCGCGGTGGAGGCTGCGACCTCTGAGGCGCTGCATGGGTGCATCATGGACGCGAAAATTCAGCTGCTTGAGCCGATCATGAAAATGGAAGTGGTGACTCCCGATGAGTTTCGCGGAAATATCCAGGCGGATCTCAGTTCCCGTAATGCGAATGTGCTCAATAGCGAGTGGCGTGGTGATCTGTGTGTGATGGAGGTCGAGGCGCCACTGTCGCAATTGTTTGGTTATTCTACCCAGATTCGCAGCCTGTCACAGGGGCGTGCCTCGTTCTCGATGGAGCCTTTGAAGTATGCGGCAGCACCGCCGAGTGTTTTAAAAGAGATGATTGGATAA
- the rpsJ gene encoding 30S ribosomal protein S10, translated as MAVASQERIRIRMEAYDHSVLDQSAADIVDTAKRTGAIVHGPIPLPTRVERYTVLKGPHIDKKSREQFEIRTHKRLVDILSPTGKTIDALNKLSLPAGVDIKIKASAGGN; from the coding sequence GTGGCCGTTGCGAGTCAAGAGCGAATTCGAATTCGCATGGAAGCTTATGATCACTCCGTTTTGGATCAGTCGGCAGCAGATATTGTTGATACCGCGAAGCGAACCGGTGCGATCGTGCATGGCCCTATTCCTCTGCCAACGCGGGTTGAGCGATATACGGTTCTGAAGGGGCCGCACATCGACAAGAAATCTCGTGAGCAGTTTGAAATTCGGACTCATAAGCGTTTGGTTGATATTTTGTCTCCAACCGGCAAGACGATTGATGCTTTAAACAAATTGTCTCTGCCTGCTGGGGTTGATATTAAAATTAAGGCGTCCGCTGGCGGAAACTAG
- the rpsL gene encoding 30S ribosomal protein S12 — MPTINQLIRKPRKKQTSKSKTPLLEGCPQKRGVCLQVKTVTPKKPNSALRKVARVRLSNGKELTAYIPGEGHNLQEHSIVLVRGGRVRDLPGVRYKVIRGVLDTLGVNDRRQARSRYGTKRPK; from the coding sequence ATGCCAACGATTAATCAATTGATTCGTAAACCAAGAAAAAAGCAGACTTCGAAGAGTAAGACTCCGCTGCTGGAAGGTTGCCCTCAGAAACGTGGGGTTTGTCTGCAGGTCAAAACCGTAACGCCGAAAAAGCCGAACTCGGCTCTGCGTAAGGTTGCCCGTGTTCGTCTTTCGAACGGCAAAGAATTGACCGCTTACATTCCCGGTGAAGGCCATAACCTGCAGGAGCACTCGATTGTGCTGGTGCGTGGCGGTCGTGTTCGCGACTTGCCTGGTGTGCGTTACAAAGTGATTCGTGGTGTGCTGGATACCCTGGGTGTCAATGATCGTCGTCAGGCACGTAGCCGCTATGGAACCAAACGCCCCAAATAA